From Haloglomus litoreum, the proteins below share one genomic window:
- a CDS encoding amidohydrolase has product MVDLLLDGGVLLTQDDERTVFDDGAVAIDDGRIVAVGPRSDVADAHDPRQTIDTTGHVVCPGFVDAHLHTADVLLRGRSGHDRALFDWLYNVKSPGLAAMDANDHALATRLVCAEATRAGITTLVDNDLEGGWYDGKPEAKLDAYAESGLRVAYARGFLDEPPDAGFEAFVDDVTAREPGVEHVPLEELVEETAHAIGHAEDLIETHHGRANGRLSVWVAPAVVEGVSPEGLRAARQLAVDHGVSTTTHVAETAQQAGDTLSAVEYLRNVGYLGPETLLGHCVHVDDRDARLLAGSGTRVAHNLLTNLRLGAGLAPVETLRARGVPVGLGTDNPSLSDTVDVLGDARFAATVHDGAHEDPGRVRAQAALDMATREGARAVGMADVGSLEAGTPADVVAVDCDRPGLVPRQDPVTTLVYGASGRDVTTVVCDGEVLLRDAGRSRVERRRPDLLDRARAAATRIADTAGLPAASDAGEGRGHR; this is encoded by the coding sequence ATGGTCGATCTCCTCCTCGACGGCGGGGTGCTCCTCACCCAGGACGACGAGCGGACCGTGTTCGACGACGGGGCGGTAGCGATAGACGACGGGCGGATCGTCGCCGTCGGGCCACGATCCGACGTCGCGGACGCCCACGACCCCCGCCAGACCATCGACACGACCGGGCACGTCGTCTGTCCGGGGTTCGTCGACGCGCACCTCCACACCGCCGACGTACTGCTCCGCGGCCGGTCGGGGCACGACCGCGCCCTCTTCGACTGGCTCTACAACGTCAAGAGCCCGGGCTTAGCCGCGATGGACGCCAACGACCACGCACTGGCGACCCGGCTCGTCTGTGCCGAGGCGACCCGGGCGGGGATCACGACGCTCGTCGACAACGATCTCGAGGGAGGCTGGTACGACGGGAAGCCGGAGGCGAAGCTCGACGCGTACGCCGAGTCGGGGCTCCGGGTCGCGTACGCGAGGGGGTTCCTCGACGAGCCGCCCGACGCGGGGTTCGAGGCGTTCGTCGACGACGTCACGGCCCGGGAACCGGGCGTCGAGCACGTGCCCCTCGAGGAGCTGGTCGAGGAGACCGCCCACGCCATCGGCCATGCGGAGGACCTGATCGAGACCCACCACGGGCGGGCGAACGGCCGCCTCTCGGTCTGGGTCGCACCGGCCGTGGTCGAGGGGGTCTCGCCGGAGGGACTCCGCGCCGCTCGACAGCTCGCCGTGGACCACGGGGTCTCGACCACGACGCACGTCGCCGAGACCGCCCAGCAGGCCGGCGACACCCTCTCGGCCGTCGAGTACCTCCGCAACGTCGGCTATCTCGGCCCGGAGACGCTCCTCGGCCACTGTGTCCACGTCGACGACCGGGACGCCCGGCTGCTGGCCGGCTCCGGGACCCGGGTCGCCCACAACCTGCTCACGAACCTGCGGCTCGGAGCGGGACTCGCACCGGTCGAGACGCTGCGGGCCCGCGGCGTCCCCGTCGGGCTGGGGACCGACAACCCGTCGCTGAGCGACACGGTGGACGTGCTCGGGGACGCCCGGTTCGCGGCGACCGTCCACGACGGCGCCCACGAGGACCCCGGACGCGTCCGGGCGCAGGCGGCGCTGGACATGGCCACCCGCGAGGGGGCCCGCGCGGTCGGGATGGCCGACGTCGGGTCGCTCGAGGCCGGGACCCCGGCGGACGTCGTCGCCGTGGACTGCGACCGACCCGGGCTGGTCCCCCGGCAGGACCCGGTGACGACCCTCGTGTACGGGGCGAGCGGGCGAGACGTCACCACCGTCGTCTGCGACGGCGAGGTGCTGCTGCGCGACGCCGGGCGGTCGCGGGTGGAGCGCCGACGGCCGGACCTGCTCGACCGGGCGCGGGCGGCGGCGACCCGGATCGCCGACACGGCCGGACTCCCCGCCGCCAGCGACGCTGGCGAGGGGAGGGGCCACCGGTAG
- a CDS encoding BMP family ABC transporter substrate-binding protein yields MTYTRRQALATISSAGALGLAGCFESGGADGGDGGDGGDGGGGSNSPTDDDSGASPTPKDTVKAAYVYAEPLSDSGFYHRHEVGRQAVTEKFDWLETTKVEDVAASEATDVFNDLVNQGYDIIEGTTFDYGPACVQVGKENPDVYLESVRVSRVEDSPKNVGQYVGNIAEARYLSGVAAGMMTETNTLGFVVAFPIPVLYGEINAMMLGAKSVNPDVTMEVRTINTWFDPTKEQQAAEALISEGADVLADHQSSPAVTRTAANNDVMSVGYADTLADVGGEEYITSCVWNWEPFYEATAMAAKEGRLMDKSRFEFPEQRLNFYGLEKEGILLDEWGPNVPQDVKDEVASTEEAVISGETEIWAGTKWESMNKYERNTTMGEYIDGVQS; encoded by the coding sequence ATGACATACACTCGCAGACAAGCATTAGCGACGATTAGCAGTGCAGGAGCCCTCGGCCTCGCCGGGTGCTTCGAGTCAGGCGGCGCCGACGGTGGCGACGGTGGCGACGGTGGCGACGGTGGTGGTGGGTCTAACAGCCCGACCGACGACGATTCGGGCGCGAGCCCCACCCCGAAGGACACGGTCAAGGCGGCGTACGTGTACGCAGAGCCGCTCTCGGACAGTGGGTTCTACCACCGCCACGAGGTCGGACGGCAGGCCGTGACCGAGAAGTTCGACTGGCTCGAGACCACGAAGGTAGAGGACGTCGCTGCCTCCGAGGCCACCGACGTCTTCAACGACCTCGTCAATCAGGGGTACGACATCATCGAGGGGACGACGTTCGACTACGGACCCGCCTGCGTTCAGGTCGGGAAGGAGAACCCGGACGTCTACCTCGAGTCAGTCCGCGTCTCCCGCGTCGAGGACAGCCCGAAGAACGTCGGCCAGTACGTCGGGAACATCGCGGAGGCGCGCTACCTCTCCGGTGTCGCCGCCGGCATGATGACGGAGACGAACACGCTCGGGTTCGTCGTCGCGTTCCCGATCCCCGTCCTGTACGGCGAGATCAACGCGATGATGCTCGGCGCGAAGTCCGTCAACCCCGACGTGACCATGGAGGTCCGGACGATCAACACCTGGTTCGACCCCACGAAGGAGCAGCAGGCGGCGGAGGCGCTCATCAGCGAGGGCGCCGACGTGCTCGCGGACCACCAGAGCTCCCCCGCCGTGACGCGGACCGCCGCGAACAACGACGTCATGAGCGTCGGGTACGCGGACACACTCGCGGATGTCGGCGGTGAGGAGTACATCACGTCCTGTGTCTGGAACTGGGAGCCGTTCTACGAGGCGACCGCGATGGCGGCGAAGGAAGGACGCCTGATGGACAAGAGTCGATTCGAGTTCCCCGAACAGCGGTTGAACTTCTACGGGCTGGAGAAGGAGGGCATTCTCCTGGACGAGTGGGGCCCGAACGTCCCGCAGGACGTCAAGGACGAGGTCGCCTCGACCGAGGAGGCAGTCATCAGCGGTGAGACGGAGATCTGGGCCGGGACGAAGTGGGAGTCGATGAACAAGTACGAGCGGAACACGACGATGGGGGAGTACATCGACGGCGTCCAGTCCTGA
- a CDS encoding LLM class flavin-dependent oxidoreductase encodes MKRAENNVVVPDCTVEELHRHQQQVVKDQIRHGVVADEVGLDRAFFTEHHFELAGAEMSTNPLNAQMAVAAQTDDIKLCQMGNILPWHDPVRLAEQAAMLDVYSDGRAEIGIGRGYQPREAEVLGGMYWGGTCMDDEKNRQVFEEKYEIMLKAWTEDLVSHNGHFHHVPPNYTKHHHTQDHAYLDDDVSEYDVEDVMDWDESGDMYSANNTRILLSTNSKVQQIPVFPQPVQEPYPQIWMPVVSPRSTKWSASNGVNGVITLGPRSRIKPVVDDYYDAAEAAGWPDRRPEYDGEPFAYGWDERRQRGLGFYRLVFNTEVADEEAFEQFKLGSEAIWDHLAASYSAELLLDLSDDEIETLRERQGLDEDQHVRADFEMLEKKSIAVVGDSDQIADEIADICETVGFTGLNLLGYFEVPGLPGEEADRQLRVFAEEVAPYLEEEFPSP; translated from the coding sequence ATGAAACGGGCGGAGAACAACGTCGTTGTGCCCGACTGTACCGTCGAGGAGCTCCACCGGCACCAGCAGCAGGTGGTCAAAGACCAGATCCGCCACGGCGTCGTCGCCGACGAGGTCGGCCTCGATCGGGCGTTCTTCACGGAGCATCACTTCGAGCTCGCCGGCGCGGAGATGAGCACGAACCCCCTGAACGCACAGATGGCCGTCGCGGCACAGACGGACGACATCAAGCTCTGTCAGATGGGGAACATCCTCCCCTGGCACGACCCCGTCCGGCTGGCCGAGCAGGCGGCCATGCTCGATGTCTACAGCGACGGGCGGGCGGAGATCGGTATCGGGCGGGGCTACCAGCCCCGCGAGGCAGAGGTGCTGGGCGGCATGTACTGGGGCGGGACCTGCATGGACGACGAGAAGAACCGCCAGGTGTTCGAGGAGAAGTACGAGATCATGCTGAAGGCGTGGACGGAGGACCTCGTCTCGCACAACGGCCACTTCCACCACGTCCCCCCGAACTACACCAAGCACCACCACACCCAGGACCACGCCTACCTCGATGACGACGTCTCCGAGTACGACGTCGAGGACGTGATGGACTGGGACGAGTCCGGCGACATGTACTCCGCCAACAACACGCGCATCCTGCTGTCGACCAACTCGAAGGTCCAGCAGATACCGGTGTTCCCGCAGCCGGTGCAGGAGCCGTACCCACAGATCTGGATGCCGGTCGTCTCGCCGCGCTCGACGAAGTGGTCCGCGTCCAACGGCGTCAACGGCGTCATCACGCTCGGGCCCCGCTCGCGCATCAAGCCCGTCGTGGACGACTACTACGACGCCGCCGAGGCGGCCGGTTGGCCCGACCGCCGTCCGGAGTACGACGGCGAGCCGTTCGCCTACGGCTGGGACGAGCGCCGCCAGCGCGGACTCGGGTTCTACCGGCTGGTGTTCAACACCGAGGTCGCCGACGAGGAGGCGTTCGAGCAGTTCAAGCTCGGCTCCGAGGCCATCTGGGACCACCTCGCAGCCTCCTACAGCGCGGAGCTGCTGCTCGACCTCTCGGACGACGAAATCGAGACGCTGCGCGAACGCCAGGGCCTCGACGAGGACCAGCACGTCCGCGCGGACTTCGAGATGCTGGAGAAGAAGTCCATCGCGGTCGTCGGCGACAGCGACCAGATCGCCGACGAGATCGCCGACATCTGCGAGACGGTCGGGTTCACGGGCCTGAACCTGCTCGGCTACTTCGAGGTGCCGGGGCTCCCGGGCGAGGAGGCCGACCGCCAGCTGCGCGTGTTCGCCGAGGAGGTCGCCCCCTACCTCGAGGAGGAGTTCCCCAGCCCGTGA
- a CDS encoding ABC transporter ATP-binding protein: protein MVTADGGDSLPFLEMRNIHKTFPGVVANDQIDFAVERGEIHGLLGENGAGKSTLMKILYGLYHPDGGEIRLDGRPVDLESPQDAIELGIGMVHQHFKLIPKLTVAENVVLGLREPAGSAGSDGGPLSKGPLATLWSLFTRDRERTDERVAELAARYGLEVDPAREVWQLDVGQQQRVEILKALYRDVELLVLDEPTAVLTPAQIDRLFETLERLRAEGLTIIIITHKLGELTDITDRVTVLRDGQRVDTVTTDTVSESDLAEMMVGREVLLDVDIERRQPGAPVLRTDALRVENDRGIEAVSGVDLTVHEGEVVGIAGVSGNGQRELVEAVAGIRDATGGSITVGETTLDPGDTRAFVEAGVAYIPEDRHKYGCAPGLDLTRNAIMKTYRSSDYDRIAGVGLDYGAAREYAEHIVEEFDVRVPDVDVQARNLSGGNLQKFIIGRELSRNPRLVLANQPSRGLDVGAIEYVQSVMLEQRQANTGILLLSEDLDEVLELSDRIVVMYDGELIYETTAADADRDTVGAYMTRGAEGERGGETRQRGDV, encoded by the coding sequence ATGGTAACTGCTGACGGAGGGGACTCCCTTCCGTTCCTGGAGATGCGGAACATCCACAAGACGTTCCCCGGCGTCGTGGCGAACGATCAGATCGACTTCGCCGTCGAGCGGGGGGAGATCCACGGCCTCCTCGGCGAGAACGGCGCCGGAAAGAGCACGCTGATGAAGATCCTCTACGGGCTCTACCACCCCGATGGGGGTGAGATCCGCCTCGACGGGCGACCGGTCGACCTCGAGTCACCACAGGACGCCATCGAGCTCGGCATCGGGATGGTCCACCAGCACTTCAAGCTCATCCCGAAGCTCACCGTCGCCGAGAACGTCGTTCTGGGGCTGCGCGAGCCGGCCGGAAGCGCCGGGAGCGACGGGGGGCCGCTGTCGAAGGGACCGCTGGCCACCCTCTGGTCGCTGTTCACCCGCGACCGGGAGCGGACCGACGAGCGCGTCGCCGAACTCGCGGCCCGGTACGGTCTGGAGGTGGACCCGGCGCGCGAGGTGTGGCAACTCGACGTGGGACAGCAGCAGCGCGTCGAGATCCTGAAAGCGCTGTACAGGGACGTCGAGTTGCTGGTACTGGACGAGCCGACCGCCGTGCTGACGCCCGCGCAGATCGACCGACTGTTCGAGACGCTGGAGCGGCTCCGGGCGGAGGGCCTCACCATCATCATCATCACGCACAAGCTCGGCGAGCTGACCGACATCACCGACCGGGTGACGGTCCTGCGCGACGGTCAACGCGTCGACACGGTCACGACGGACACGGTCTCCGAGAGCGACCTGGCCGAGATGATGGTCGGGCGCGAGGTGCTCCTGGACGTCGACATCGAGCGACGACAGCCCGGGGCGCCGGTCCTCCGGACCGACGCGCTTCGCGTCGAGAACGACCGCGGGATCGAGGCCGTATCCGGCGTCGACCTGACGGTCCACGAGGGCGAGGTCGTCGGGATCGCCGGCGTCAGCGGGAACGGGCAGCGCGAACTCGTCGAGGCGGTGGCCGGCATCCGCGACGCGACCGGCGGCAGCATCACCGTCGGGGAGACGACGCTCGACCCGGGCGACACGCGCGCCTTCGTCGAGGCCGGGGTCGCCTACATCCCCGAGGACCGCCACAAGTACGGCTGCGCACCGGGGCTGGACCTGACGCGGAACGCCATCATGAAGACGTACCGGTCGAGCGACTACGATCGGATCGCCGGTGTCGGCCTCGACTACGGCGCGGCACGCGAGTACGCCGAGCACATCGTCGAGGAGTTCGACGTGCGCGTCCCGGACGTGGATGTCCAGGCCAGGAACCTCTCAGGGGGGAACCTCCAGAAGTTCATCATCGGGCGGGAGCTGAGCCGGAACCCCCGGCTCGTCCTCGCGAACCAGCCCTCCCGCGGGCTGGACGTGGGCGCCATCGAGTACGTCCAGTCCGTGATGCTGGAGCAGCGCCAGGCCAACACCGGCATCCTCCTCCTCTCGGAGGACCTGGACGAGGTGCTCGAACTCAGCGACCGCATCGTCGTCATGTACGACGGGGAGCTGATATACGAGACGACCGCGGCGGACGCCGACCGGGACACCGTCGGCGCGTACATGACCCGCGGTGCCGAGGGGGAGCGCGGCGGCGAGACCCGCCAGCGGGGCGACGTGTGA
- a CDS encoding alpha/beta fold hydrolase, producing the protein MVTNATAAAGASYETATVSVNGVRTHYVEAGREHDRTLLLVHSGEFGAAAAFSWEHAIERLAEHYHVLAPDLIGYGHTEKLFSFEDQFDLRVSHVGDFLETLCVEEAYAVGNSLGGGDLLSVLSEDAPLEWPVTKAVSVSGGGGPPEGFRDILTEFEGSREGMADILDVLYHRDWWDEAYLDRRVEMARVPGQWQNTAAIRFDAPFEQDRTFRRSNDYANIDVPTMVIAGAEDVLKSVETMREVHDGVAAGAAPTRFEVVEDVGHCAQTERPDRFVDLVLEFFEG; encoded by the coding sequence ATGGTCACGAACGCGACCGCTGCGGCCGGAGCGAGCTACGAGACCGCCACCGTCTCGGTGAACGGTGTCCGCACCCACTACGTCGAGGCCGGGCGCGAACACGACCGAACGCTGCTGCTCGTCCACTCGGGCGAGTTCGGAGCCGCCGCGGCGTTCAGTTGGGAGCACGCCATCGAGCGGCTGGCCGAGCACTACCACGTGCTCGCGCCGGACCTGATCGGGTACGGGCACACGGAGAAGCTGTTCAGCTTCGAGGACCAGTTCGACCTGCGCGTCTCCCACGTCGGCGACTTCCTCGAGACGCTCTGCGTCGAGGAGGCGTACGCCGTGGGGAACTCGCTCGGCGGCGGCGACCTCCTGAGCGTGCTGAGCGAGGACGCGCCGCTGGAGTGGCCGGTGACGAAGGCGGTGTCGGTCAGCGGCGGCGGCGGTCCACCGGAGGGGTTCCGCGACATCCTCACCGAGTTCGAGGGCTCCCGCGAGGGGATGGCCGACATCCTCGACGTGCTCTACCACCGGGACTGGTGGGACGAGGCGTACCTCGACCGGCGCGTCGAGATGGCACGGGTCCCCGGCCAGTGGCAGAACACGGCGGCCATCCGGTTCGACGCCCCGTTCGAGCAGGACCGGACCTTCCGCCGGTCGAACGACTACGCGAACATCGACGTCCCGACGATGGTGATCGCTGGCGCGGAGGACGTCCTCAAGTCCGTCGAGACGATGCGTGAGGTCCACGACGGCGTGGCGGCGGGGGCGGCCCCGACCCGGTTCGAGGTCGTCGAGGACGTGGGTCACTGCGCCCAGACCGAGCGCCCCGACCGGTTCGTCGACCTCGTACTGGAGTTCTTCGAGGGGTGA
- a CDS encoding ABC transporter permease, producing MLSPPLPLQSGLSIEFVSGLVDVTVAASTVLILAALGEIVAQKAGVLNLGLEGMMLFGALSGFVAATATGNLYLGFGAAILVGMAVAGLHAFLCISLKSDQVISGLMITLLGIAVTTYFGSSRNGEAIDGANEVMVPLVGEYLVQVPIIGEAFFRAAPTDYLALLLVPTVWYFLYRTNLGLELTAVGEDPATADTVGVPVFKLRYAATLFGGALAGLAGAHLSLVFSELWVNNIVAGRGWIAVALVLVARWRPFRALLIAFVFAGLDAFQVQSQGLDLGSGPVLSFLMDPTVMLMYPYLATILILWLASRGEVRERLGGPAALTQPYIREE from the coding sequence ATGCTCTCCCCCCCACTCCCACTCCAGTCGGGACTCTCGATCGAGTTCGTCAGCGGCCTCGTGGACGTGACCGTCGCCGCCTCGACGGTACTGATCCTCGCCGCGCTGGGCGAGATCGTCGCCCAGAAGGCGGGCGTCCTCAACCTGGGGCTCGAGGGCATGATGCTGTTCGGCGCGCTATCGGGGTTCGTCGCGGCGACCGCGACGGGGAACCTCTACCTCGGATTCGGGGCGGCGATACTCGTCGGGATGGCCGTCGCCGGCCTACACGCGTTCCTCTGTATCTCGCTGAAGTCCGACCAGGTCATCAGCGGCCTGATGATCACGCTGCTCGGAATCGCCGTGACGACGTACTTCGGGAGCTCGCGCAACGGGGAGGCCATCGATGGGGCGAACGAGGTGATGGTGCCCCTCGTCGGCGAGTACCTCGTCCAGGTCCCCATCATCGGCGAGGCGTTCTTCCGGGCGGCGCCGACGGACTACCTCGCGCTGTTGCTGGTTCCCACGGTCTGGTACTTCCTCTACCGGACCAACCTCGGACTGGAGCTGACGGCCGTGGGCGAGGACCCCGCGACCGCCGACACGGTCGGGGTGCCCGTGTTCAAACTCCGCTACGCGGCGACGCTGTTCGGCGGGGCACTCGCCGGCCTCGCGGGGGCCCACCTCTCGCTGGTGTTCTCGGAGCTCTGGGTGAACAACATCGTCGCCGGCCGCGGGTGGATCGCGGTCGCGCTGGTGCTCGTCGCGCGCTGGCGCCCGTTCCGGGCGCTGCTCATCGCCTTCGTCTTCGCCGGACTGGACGCCTTCCAGGTCCAGTCACAGGGGCTCGACCTCGGGAGCGGCCCCGTCCTGAGCTTCCTGATGGACCCGACGGTGATGCTCATGTACCCCTACCTCGCGACGATCCTCATCCTCTGGCTCGCCTCGCGTGGCGAGGTCCGCGAGCGCCTGGGTGGCCCCGCGGCGCTCACCCAGCCGTACATCCGAGAGGAGTAG
- a CDS encoding ABC transporter permease — translation MSQQDMDVDVELTPRQQVPTVLAVGAQVFTVVAALAVGAVALWAIDVNPLVAYDRMLIDTVSTPFQLTRTLNRAAPLILAGLAVYLPLKAGIENIGAEGQIYLGGIVAVWVALNANIPGALLLPAIFVAGFAGGAVWAVVPAYMAAKWEVNEILTTLMLVFVAIQVNEFLINGPMQGGIGAYPRSDQIPDAAVLLEFAGTDVNIGILLAVAATVFVYLLLNVTRTGYEFVLLGSNPDAARQAGVNAFRKSLLILPLGAAFAGLAGMVEIAGNQGQLGSHWSPGYGWTAIPIALLGRRGAFQTMLAGLFFAVLFVGGSSLGVSMGIPAAISDVIEALVILFLIAAEFIRSYRIDVKVDGESVGSSIRQLFATGGGA, via the coding sequence ATGAGTCAGCAAGACATGGATGTCGACGTCGAACTCACGCCGAGACAGCAGGTCCCGACGGTGTTGGCCGTCGGGGCGCAGGTGTTCACCGTCGTCGCGGCCCTGGCTGTCGGGGCGGTGGCCCTCTGGGCCATCGACGTGAACCCCCTCGTGGCGTACGACCGCATGCTCATCGACACCGTGAGCACCCCGTTCCAGCTCACGCGAACCCTCAACCGGGCGGCACCGCTCATCCTCGCCGGGCTCGCGGTCTACCTGCCGCTGAAGGCCGGCATCGAGAACATCGGTGCCGAGGGGCAGATCTACCTCGGCGGCATCGTGGCCGTCTGGGTCGCCCTGAACGCCAACATCCCCGGGGCCCTGCTGCTGCCGGCCATCTTCGTCGCCGGCTTCGCCGGCGGCGCGGTCTGGGCGGTCGTCCCCGCCTACATGGCCGCGAAGTGGGAGGTCAACGAGATCCTGACGACCCTCATGCTCGTGTTCGTGGCCATCCAGGTCAACGAGTTCCTCATCAACGGGCCGATGCAGGGCGGCATCGGCGCGTACCCCCGCTCGGACCAGATTCCGGACGCCGCGGTGCTGCTCGAGTTCGCGGGGACGGACGTCAACATCGGCATCCTGCTGGCCGTCGCGGCGACGGTCTTCGTCTACCTCCTCCTGAACGTGACCCGGACCGGGTACGAGTTCGTCCTCCTCGGGTCGAACCCGGACGCCGCCCGGCAGGCGGGCGTGAACGCCTTCCGGAAGAGCCTGCTCATCCTGCCGCTCGGTGCCGCGTTCGCCGGGCTCGCCGGCATGGTCGAGATCGCCGGCAACCAGGGACAGCTGGGCTCGCACTGGAGCCCGGGCTACGGCTGGACGGCCATCCCCATCGCCCTCCTGGGGCGGCGCGGCGCGTTCCAGACGATGCTCGCCGGACTGTTCTTCGCCGTCCTGTTCGTCGGCGGCTCGAGTCTCGGGGTGAGCATGGGCATCCCCGCGGCGATCTCGGACGTGATCGAGGCACTCGTGATCCTCTTCCTCATCGCCGCGGAGTTCATCCGCAGCTACCGCATCGACGTGAAGGTGGATGGTGAATCGGTCGGGAGCTCCATCCGACAGCTGTTCGCCACCGGGGGTGGAGCGTAG
- the ilvA gene encoding threonine ammonia-lyase, translating to MTRPAPASDGDGPRLGIEDIRAARTRLDGAPDVVKRTPVEYSRSLSELVGGAVHLKMEHLQWTGSFKPRGAYNAIAQLADEDGARPVVAASAGNHAQGVALAGTELGVDVTIVMPKTAPQTKIDATAGYGAEVVLEGRDFRGAMDHARSLVDGTDAAFIHAYDDPDIVAGQGTLGLELYEDCPTLDTVVVPIGGGGLVSGVATALSHVAPDVRVVGVQAEGAATVPDSLDKGAPHTVADVDTVADGIATGGISALTYDHIADHVDQVVTVTDDEISRAVLVLLERAKQVVEGAGAASVAALLGDDLDVADETVVPLLSGGNLDMTMLRTIVTHALTEREQLIRLRIRIDDEPGKMEEIAGVIADHGANIRTVRHDREVEDLTIGEAYLDFHIQTSGHEQTARIVTGMEERGYAVTRLN from the coding sequence ATGACCCGGCCGGCACCCGCCTCGGACGGTGACGGTCCGCGACTCGGCATCGAGGACATCCGCGCGGCCCGGACGCGGCTGGACGGGGCGCCCGACGTGGTCAAGCGGACCCCCGTGGAGTACAGCCGCTCGCTCTCGGAACTGGTCGGTGGGGCGGTCCACCTGAAGATGGAGCACCTCCAGTGGACGGGCTCGTTCAAGCCCCGCGGCGCGTACAACGCCATCGCCCAGCTCGCGGACGAGGATGGGGCCCGTCCGGTCGTCGCCGCGAGCGCCGGCAACCACGCCCAGGGCGTGGCCCTCGCGGGGACGGAACTCGGGGTCGACGTCACCATCGTGATGCCGAAGACAGCACCGCAGACGAAGATCGACGCCACCGCCGGCTACGGAGCCGAGGTGGTGCTCGAGGGACGCGACTTCCGGGGCGCGATGGACCACGCCCGGTCGCTCGTCGATGGGACGGACGCGGCGTTCATCCACGCCTACGACGACCCCGACATCGTCGCCGGCCAGGGGACGCTGGGCCTCGAACTGTACGAGGACTGCCCGACCCTCGACACCGTCGTCGTGCCCATCGGCGGCGGCGGGCTGGTGAGCGGCGTCGCGACGGCCCTGTCACACGTCGCCCCCGATGTCAGGGTCGTCGGCGTGCAGGCCGAGGGCGCCGCGACGGTCCCCGACAGCCTCGACAAGGGGGCACCCCACACGGTCGCGGACGTCGACACGGTCGCCGACGGGATCGCGACCGGCGGCATCTCGGCGCTGACCTACGACCACATCGCCGACCACGTCGACCAGGTCGTCACCGTCACCGATGACGAGATCTCGCGGGCGGTGCTCGTCCTGCTCGAACGGGCGAAGCAGGTGGTCGAGGGGGCCGGCGCGGCCTCCGTCGCCGCCCTCCTCGGCGACGACCTCGACGTGGCCGACGAGACCGTGGTCCCGCTGCTCAGCGGAGGGAACCTCGACATGACGATGCTCCGGACCATCGTGACCCACGCGCTGACCGAGCGCGAGCAGCTCATCCGACTCCGGATCCGCATCGACGACGAACCCGGGAAGATGGAGGAGATTGCGGGGGTCATCGCCGACCACGGGGCGAACATCCGCACCGTCCGCCACGACCGGGAGGTCGAGGACCTGACCATCGGCGAGGCCTATCTCGACTTCCACATCCAGACGAGCGGTCACGAGCAGACCGCCCGCATCGTGACGGGGATGGAGGAACGGGGGTACGCGGTGACCCGGCTGAACTGA
- a CDS encoding LLM class flavin-dependent oxidoreductase — translation MSMEFTISLANEVTFDAFEDCLAVVDDLAYDTLFVGDERLNRNSYTLLALAADRTDRVDLGTAVTNPYTRHPAMTAAAIATVDDLSGGRAKLGLGGGSPIVLDPLGIEQEDPIGAVRDAVRTIRPLLAGESVGIESAQFATDGATLDVTPVSEVPIYIAGRGPSILGLAGYRGDGVLAGAGLASVEGMAYARERIADGAEKAGRSVDDLDVVCWAFLSIASDREAALDAVNPLVASIVDKTPMPALTAIGIDEADAAAVKALDDVGDRSAADLREHVPRAVTEQFAVAGTPEECRNHVERLRDAGVDHLGTLVFENEEHDPRETLEVFSDAVARPLG, via the coding sequence ATGTCCATGGAGTTCACCATCAGCCTCGCCAACGAGGTCACGTTCGACGCCTTCGAGGACTGTCTCGCCGTCGTGGACGACCTCGCGTACGACACCCTGTTCGTCGGCGACGAGCGGCTCAACCGCAACAGCTACACGCTGCTCGCGCTGGCCGCCGACCGGACCGACCGGGTCGACCTCGGCACCGCGGTCACGAACCCCTACACCCGCCACCCGGCGATGACGGCGGCCGCAATCGCCACCGTGGACGACCTCTCGGGCGGCCGGGCGAAACTGGGTCTCGGCGGTGGCTCGCCCATCGTGCTCGACCCGCTCGGCATCGAGCAGGAGGACCCGATCGGCGCGGTCCGGGACGCGGTCCGGACGATCCGGCCGCTGCTGGCCGGCGAGTCCGTCGGCATCGAGAGCGCGCAGTTCGCCACCGACGGCGCGACGCTGGACGTGACGCCGGTCTCGGAGGTCCCCATCTACATCGCCGGGCGGGGGCCCAGCATCCTCGGGCTGGCGGGGTACCGCGGCGACGGCGTCCTGGCCGGGGCGGGGCTGGCGAGCGTCGAGGGGATGGCCTACGCCCGCGAACGCATCGCGGACGGGGCCGAGAAGGCCGGGCGGTCGGTCGATGACCTGGACGTGGTCTGCTGGGCGTTCCTCTCCATCGCGTCCGACCGCGAGGCCGCCCTCGACGCCGTGAACCCGCTGGTCGCCAGCATCGTCGACAAGACGCCGATGCCCGCGCTGACGGCCATCGGGATCGACGAGGCGGACGCGGCGGCGGTCAAGGCTCTCGACGACGTGGGCGACCGCTCCGCGGCCGACCTCCGAGAGCACGTTCCCCGGGCGGTGACCGAGCAGTTCGCCGTCGCCGGAACGCCCGAGGAGTGCCGGAACCACGTCGAGCGGCTCCGTGACGCCGGCGTGGACCACCTCGGCACGCTCGTCTTCGAGAACGAGGAACACGACCCCCGAGAGACGCTGGAGGTCTTCTCCGACGCGGTCGCGCGGCCGCTCGGGTAG